One part of the Onychomys torridus chromosome 13, mOncTor1.1, whole genome shotgun sequence genome encodes these proteins:
- the LOC118594827 gene encoding uncharacterized protein LOC118594827 → MKPSADALEIIACAILILVSIVGNTCLFYSTSKCITGGLQTSFLLLISLVFVHLIKNLVVNILKIVYSSGILLDSVGCKVLHFTAALTTSLAIWFMLHFALLYLRKLYQIVYPLSGAASLSEQKYSLKGIAALWVAGVAVYIPVLIYTRKPEHHQHSENDTGSLSTNRIYMECLTGFGNEQVELYYGKIFLVLIDILPLVILVFVCFWMALLLLEKKKMTYGDIWIGDDDSETEVLRGAKFSILLMLLITPLWVSHFILVYFLKDLAAYTFIPAVLTALSSGFSALSPFLLMLVNYKVKLVSFCGVKQEKSTPQPADVILSPYA, encoded by the coding sequence ATGAAGCCCTCTGCGGACGCGCTTGAGATCATCGCCTGCGCCATTCTCATCCTCGTGAGCATCGTGGGAaacacatgtttattttattccaCAAGCAAGTGCATCACGGGGGGCCTGCAGACATCCTTTCTTCTCCTTATCAGCCTCGTGTTTGTCCACCTTATCAAAAACCTGGTGGTGAATATCCTCAAGATAGTTTACTCCTCAGGTATCCTGCTGGATTCAGTTGGCTGCAAAGTTCTCCACTTCACTGCAGCCCTGACAACTTCCCTGGCCATCTGGTTCATGCTTCACTTTGCACTGCTCTACCTCCGGAAGCTTTACCAAATTGTCTATCCCTTGAGTGGGGCTGCAAGCCTGAGCGAACAGAAGTACTCCTTGAAGGGGATTGCTGCACTTTGGGTGGCTGGTGTGGCGGTGTATATCCCAGTGCTGATATATACTAGAAAGCCAGAACACCACCAGCATTCTGAAAATGATACAGGCTCTTTGTCTACGAACAGAATTTACATGGAATGCTTGACTGGCTTTGGAAACGAGCAGGTAGAGCTTTattatgggaaaatatttttagttttgattgATATTCTCCCTTTAGTTATCTTAGTGTTTGTCTGTTTCTGGATGGCTCTCCTTCTTttggagaagaaaaagatgaCATATGGTGACATCTGGATTGGAGACGATGATTCAGAAACCGAGGTCCTTCGAGGGGCCAAATTCAGTATCTTGTTAATGTTGCTGATCACTCCGCTCTGGGTTTCTCACTTTATCTTGGTCTATTTCTTGAAGGACTTGGCAGCGTACACCTTTATTCCAGCTGTTCTCACAGCCCTCTCCTCTGGCTTCTCCGCTCTGAGTCCTTTTCTGCTTATGTTGGTTAATTACAAAGTGAAGCTGGTGTCCTTCTGTGGCGTCAAACAGGAAAAGTCCACGCCACAGCCTGCAGATGTCATTCTCTCCCCATATGCTTAG